A window of Parcubacteria group bacterium ADurb.Bin159 genomic DNA:
ATTTATATGCTTTTTAGCCGCACAAATAAAAAAATAACTCCCAAAGAGGGAGTAATTTTAATTTTTATTTATCTTCTTTTTTTCTGCAGTCAAATTTTAATTAAATAACCTTTTCAAAATGGGCGGTACTGGGCTCGAACCAGTGACCTTCACAATGTCAATGTGACGCTCTAACCAAACTGAGCTAACCGCCCAAGGACAAAATTTGAAATTTAGAATACGAAATTTTAATTTTATTATAATATCTTTTTTAGATTATGCAAGAAAAAATAGAAAAAGTTGACTCTTGTATAGCCAATTTAATAAAAAAAGAAGAAGAACGTCAATTAAAAGGGCTGGGGATGATCCCTTCGGAAAATTTCGCTTCTCCGGCTGTTCTTACCGCTCTTTCTTCTAAATTAACCAATAAATATTCTGAAGGTTATCCTTATCATCGCTATTATAGTGGCAACAAATATATTGACCAAATAGAATTGATTGCTCAAGAAAGAGCTAAATCTCTTTTTAAAGCTGATTTTGCCAATGTCCAGCCTCATTCTGGCACCCAAGCTAATATGGCTTGCTATTTTGCTTTACTTAAACCAAAAGACAAAATATTAGCCATGAATCTTAAAGCCGGCGGCCATCTTTCTCATGGTTCTCCTGTCTCTTTTTCTGGCAATCTCTTCCATTTTATCCATTACGGAGTGGAGACTAAAACTAATCTAATTGATTATAATCAAATAGAAAAATTAACTAAAAAATATAAGCCGAAAATGATTATCAGTGGCGCTTCTTCTTACCCAAGAAAAATTAATTTTAAATACATTAGTCAAATCGCCCATAAATACGGCGCTTATCATTTAGCTGACATTGCTCATATTGCCGGGCTTATTGTTGCTGGACTTCATCCCTCGCCCTTCCCTTCTGCTGATTTAGTTACTTCTACTACTCAAAAAACTTTACGCGGACCGCGTGGTGGCATAATTTTAGGCAAAAAAAATTTCGAAAAAATAATTAATAAAATGGTTTTTCCAGGCATTCAAGGAGGACCAGCAGAAAATATTATTGCTGCCAAAGCCGTTTGCTTTAAAGAAGCGCAAACTCTAAAATTTAAAAATTACCAAAAGCAAGTAATTGAAAATGCTAAAA
This region includes:
- the glyA gene encoding Serine hydroxymethyltransferase; translation: MQEKIEKVDSCIANLIKKEEERQLKGLGMIPSENFASPAVLTALSSKLTNKYSEGYPYHRYYSGNKYIDQIELIAQERAKSLFKADFANVQPHSGTQANMACYFALLKPKDKILAMNLKAGGHLSHGSPVSFSGNLFHFIHYGVETKTNLIDYNQIEKLTKKYKPKMIISGASSYPRKINFKYISQIAHKYGAYHLADIAHIAGLIVAGLHPSPFPSADLVTSTTQKTLRGPRGGIILGKKNFEKIINKMVFPGIQGGPAENIIAAKAVCFKEAQTLKFKNYQKQVIENAKILAKTLMKQGLKLVTNGTDNHLLLIDLRTLNLGGIEAENILENIGIYTNKNVIPFDTASPNNPSGLRLGTPALTTRGMKEKEMEIIGKIIADILKNSKNKKIADQMKKQVSKITQKFPYFK